The following coding sequences lie in one Candidatus Methylarchaceae archaeon HK02M2 genomic window:
- the tfb gene encoding transcription initiation factor IIB (stabilizes TBP binding to an archaeal box-A promoter; responsible for recruiting RNA polymerase II to the pre-initiation complex), producing the protein MTYQHLSSLEEYPKNCPQCGKGLLIVDNIHGELLCSNCGYIIKENEINYRPEWRAYTKEEREEKARVGIPSSLAIHDQNLATKVGAGKRFKDASGRPLKSSERKRIQRMQMWNRRSQTQVHHHNNLLRAFSELDRLADKLKVSSSVIERSAHIYRKALKKDLVKGRSISDIITASLYAACRETDTPRTLKDIVEASGVKRKNAYKSYRLIVRELNLKMPVLNPVKNISKISSRSGIPEKISRKALRILEKVKKAGISAGKDPMGLAATALYIACVTEGEPITQKTIANAAGITEVTIRNHRKSLQRFVS; encoded by the coding sequence ATGACTTATCAACATCTCTCTAGTTTAGAGGAGTATCCAAAAAATTGCCCACAATGCGGAAAGGGGCTTTTGATAGTGGACAACATACACGGGGAACTTCTTTGTAGCAATTGTGGTTATATCATCAAAGAGAATGAGATCAATTATCGCCCAGAATGGCGGGCATATACGAAAGAGGAGAGGGAGGAAAAAGCTAGGGTTGGCATTCCCTCGTCTTTAGCTATTCATGATCAAAATCTTGCTACTAAAGTAGGAGCTGGTAAACGATTTAAGGATGCTTCTGGTAGACCATTAAAATCTTCAGAAAGAAAAAGGATTCAAAGGATGCAGATGTGGAATAGGAGAAGTCAAACACAAGTTCATCATCATAACAACCTTTTAAGAGCTTTTAGTGAACTTGATAGATTAGCCGACAAGCTGAAAGTGAGTAGCAGTGTTATTGAGAGGTCAGCCCATATTTACAGAAAGGCTCTCAAGAAAGATCTTGTAAAAGGTCGTTCAATCTCAGACATTATAACTGCATCACTTTATGCAGCATGTAGAGAGACTGATACACCCCGAACCCTGAAGGATATAGTTGAAGCTAGTGGGGTAAAGAGGAAGAATGCCTATAAAAGTTATAGACTCATCGTTAGGGAACTGAACTTGAAGATGCCTGTTTTGAACCCAGTTAAAAATATTTCAAAGATATCCAGCAGATCCGGAATCCCTGAAAAGATCAGTAGAAAAGCCTTGAGAATTCTTGAAAAGGTAAAAAAAGCTGGGATCTCAGCGGGAAAGGACCCTATGGGATTGGCAGCAACAGCGTTGTATATTGCTTGTGTTACCGAAGGTGAGCCAATAACTCAGAAGACGATCGCTAACGCAGCTGGTATAACGGAAGTTACGATTAGAAACCATCGTAAAAGCTTGCAGAGATTTGTCAGCTAG
- a CDS encoding AAA family ATPase, with the protein MPVERIRVEYDPKLMGCESTEEIEPLKEIIGQERAVKALKFGLDIKERGFNIYAAGFPGSGRKTAVKDFLEELATGKPVPPDWCYVNNFNNTFVPRAIKLPSGRGKDFQKDMKNFIDEARSVLPKAFESEDYATKKENVIRDIEEERKVLLAQLNERAQKEGFVLRSTPIGVVTIPVLEGKLLSDKDIMTLSPEMRDKIQKKMEKLKGELRSAFRRLRGLERKINEEIQKLNREVAIYTIGHMIDDLMDKYQKFSEVKTYLEELKNDLLENLTIFITEPKAPPSFPFPIPWMKDVPFKKYEVNVITDNSNLKGAPVVMELNPTHQNLFGRIEKEAQFGVLTTDFTMVRGGSLHKANGGYLVIPAEEVLSNIFSYDSLKRALMNECITIEEAGERLGYITTKGLRPEPIPLDVKVVLIGTAFLYHQLYLLDKDFKELFKVKADFNTTMDRTDENVKKYAAFVCTISRKEGLKNFDASGVAKVVEYGSRIAEDQKKLSTRFGEIADIIREANFYATQSNSKYVTAEHIKKAIDEKVYRSNLIQEKIQEMIKRNVLLIDTDGEAVGQVNGLSVIGLGDFAFGRPSRVTASIGLGREGLIDIEREAKLGGRIHTKGVMILSGYLAEKYAQDKPLSLSARLVFEQSYGMVEGDSASSTELYALLSILSGLPIKQSIAVTGSVNQKGEVQAIGGVNEKIEGFFEVCKAKGFNGEQGVIIPESNVQNLMLKEEVVEAVREEKFHIYPVETIDQGIEVLTDVKAGVKRSDGTFEEGSVNHRVDRRLKTMAEKLREFPELLVEGRKVEGKEEED; encoded by the coding sequence TTGCCTGTCGAAAGGATCAGAGTAGAATATGATCCTAAATTGATGGGTTGTGAAAGTACTGAAGAGATAGAACCTCTTAAAGAGATCATTGGTCAAGAGAGAGCAGTAAAAGCCCTTAAGTTCGGTTTAGATATCAAAGAACGTGGCTTCAATATATATGCAGCTGGTTTTCCTGGTTCGGGTAGAAAGACGGCTGTAAAAGATTTTTTAGAAGAATTGGCTACAGGTAAACCTGTCCCTCCAGACTGGTGCTATGTGAATAACTTTAACAACACTTTTGTACCTAGGGCGATAAAACTCCCATCTGGTCGAGGAAAAGACTTTCAGAAAGATATGAAAAATTTCATCGATGAAGCTCGGAGCGTCTTACCCAAGGCTTTTGAAAGTGAGGATTATGCTACAAAAAAAGAAAATGTAATTCGAGATATTGAAGAAGAGAGGAAAGTACTTCTCGCTCAACTAAACGAAAGAGCTCAGAAGGAAGGTTTCGTTTTACGAAGTACACCTATCGGAGTGGTTACTATCCCAGTATTAGAGGGTAAACTGCTGAGCGACAAGGATATCATGACCCTCTCTCCTGAAATGAGAGATAAGATCCAAAAAAAGATGGAAAAATTGAAGGGAGAATTAAGAAGTGCTTTCAGAAGGCTTAGAGGGTTAGAGAGGAAAATTAACGAAGAAATCCAAAAACTAAACCGAGAAGTCGCCATTTACACTATCGGTCATATGATTGACGATCTTATGGATAAATATCAGAAGTTCTCGGAAGTTAAAACCTATCTTGAAGAATTGAAAAATGATTTACTGGAAAACCTAACTATCTTTATTACAGAACCAAAGGCTCCTCCTTCGTTCCCTTTCCCAATTCCTTGGATGAAAGATGTTCCTTTTAAAAAATACGAAGTTAATGTCATTACAGATAACTCTAATCTTAAAGGTGCTCCTGTAGTCATGGAGCTAAACCCTACCCATCAAAACCTTTTTGGGAGGATAGAAAAGGAGGCTCAGTTTGGCGTACTTACAACTGATTTTACTATGGTTCGTGGAGGATCCTTACATAAAGCCAACGGTGGGTATCTGGTAATTCCAGCTGAAGAAGTCCTTAGTAATATCTTCTCATACGACTCCTTGAAGAGAGCTCTGATGAATGAATGCATCACGATTGAGGAAGCAGGGGAACGCTTAGGTTATATTACTACAAAGGGATTAAGGCCTGAACCAATACCCTTAGATGTAAAAGTGGTCCTTATTGGAACCGCCTTCCTTTACCATCAATTATATCTCTTAGATAAGGACTTTAAAGAGCTCTTTAAGGTCAAGGCAGATTTTAACACCACAATGGATCGAACAGATGAGAATGTAAAAAAGTATGCAGCTTTTGTATGTACCATCTCGAGAAAGGAAGGATTGAAAAATTTTGATGCATCAGGGGTGGCCAAAGTTGTCGAGTATGGGTCGAGAATTGCAGAAGACCAAAAGAAGCTTTCTACAAGATTTGGTGAAATTGCAGACATCATTAGGGAAGCTAACTTTTACGCCACTCAATCGAATTCAAAGTATGTAACTGCTGAACATATTAAAAAGGCCATCGACGAGAAGGTTTATCGCTCTAACCTAATTCAAGAGAAGATCCAAGAGATGATAAAAAGAAATGTCCTCCTAATCGATACTGATGGAGAAGCTGTTGGACAGGTGAACGGACTATCGGTTATAGGTTTAGGAGACTTTGCCTTCGGTAGGCCCTCAAGGGTGACAGCAAGTATAGGTTTGGGTCGAGAGGGCCTTATCGATATAGAGAGAGAGGCGAAACTTGGAGGACGAATCCATACTAAAGGAGTCATGATCCTCAGCGGCTACCTTGCAGAAAAGTATGCCCAAGACAAACCTCTCAGCCTTTCAGCACGCCTCGTCTTCGAACAGAGCTATGGTATGGTAGAGGGTGACAGTGCTTCAAGCACAGAATTATACGCACTACTCTCTATCCTTTCAGGTCTCCCTATCAAGCAAAGTATTGCTGTAACCGGCTCTGTGAACCAGAAAGGGGAGGTTCAAGCTATCGGCGGTGTGAATGAGAAGATCGAAGGATTCTTTGAAGTGTGTAAAGCTAAAGGCTTCAACGGAGAACAAGGAGTAATCATTCCAGAAAGCAATGTACAGAATCTGATGTTAAAGGAAGAAGTTGTAGAGGCTGTAAGAGAAGAAAAGTTCCACATATATCCTGTAGAGACCATAGATCAAGGTATTGAGGTACTTACGGATGTTAAAGCAGGGGTAAAACGATCAGATGGAACCTTTGAAGAAGGAAGTGTAAATCATAGGGTGGACAGACGTCTAAAAACTATGGCTGAAAAGTTGAGAGAATTTCCGGAGTTACTTGTGGAAGGGAGAAAGGTTGAGGGCAAAGAAGAAGAGGATTAA
- a CDS encoding DUF362 domain-containing protein translates to MPIVSILQGMEPLDITLKALNLIMTDFSFSSNDKVLIKPNYVAAKEPKTGVTTDIRIIKGVIKFFKDRGVKTIKIAEGSGFSDTVKAFRLVGIDHVANHHQVDLVDLNKDEFVEVKIKNAIKLKKVRVARTVLESNFIVSIPKLKIHNLTKVSLSLKNMIGVISPKAIMHSSLEEKIVDLLSIVRPHLALIDGSIGCVGGELGGSPVQMNLVIAGTDPVAVDAIGTAVMGIDPSKVKHIQLAEELGLGVGNLKKIKIVGEPIGKVKKIFVNLWIVPRLARFLEVSRILKALLLTDFGRKLILFSYPRICETELYIKTCLKRIKELLKNI, encoded by the coding sequence ATGCCTATAGTCTCAATTTTACAAGGTATGGAGCCTTTAGACATAACTTTGAAGGCCCTTAACTTGATCATGACAGACTTCTCATTTTCTTCAAATGATAAAGTGTTGATCAAGCCGAATTATGTTGCAGCCAAAGAACCAAAAACCGGGGTTACAACAGACATCAGAATCATAAAAGGTGTTATTAAATTTTTTAAAGATCGAGGAGTCAAGACGATTAAAATTGCTGAAGGTAGTGGCTTCTCAGATACAGTTAAAGCCTTTAGACTTGTTGGGATCGACCACGTGGCAAATCATCATCAAGTTGACTTAGTCGATCTCAACAAGGATGAATTTGTCGAGGTTAAGATAAAGAATGCAATCAAACTTAAGAAGGTTAGAGTTGCAAGAACAGTTCTAGAGAGTAACTTCATCGTCAGTATTCCTAAGCTCAAGATCCATAACTTGACAAAGGTTTCATTAAGCTTAAAGAATATGATTGGGGTCATTTCTCCGAAGGCTATTATGCATTCATCTTTAGAAGAGAAGATTGTAGACCTTTTATCTATTGTGAGACCTCATCTAGCTTTGATCGATGGATCAATTGGATGTGTAGGTGGAGAGTTAGGTGGATCCCCAGTTCAAATGAATTTAGTAATTGCTGGCACAGATCCTGTTGCCGTAGATGCTATTGGAACTGCGGTTATGGGTATAGATCCCAGTAAAGTCAAGCATATTCAATTGGCTGAAGAGTTAGGGCTTGGTGTTGGAAACCTAAAGAAGATTAAAATTGTTGGAGAACCGATCGGGAAGGTTAAAAAGATTTTCGTAAATTTATGGATCGTACCTAGACTCGCAAGATTCCTCGAAGTTTCTCGAATCTTAAAAGCATTACTACTTACAGATTTCGGGCGAAAGTTAATTTTATTTTCATATCCCCGTATATGTGAGACAGAACTGTATATCAAAACATGTTTAAAACGTATAAAAGAACTGTTAAAAAATATATAA
- a CDS encoding aldo/keto reductase, translating to MDSKYFKKLGRRVPILGMGTWGIGGGMNTDKSYDKIWVSALKKGLELGLTLLDTAEIYGAGHSEELIGEAISGFPREEIFLVSKVWPSHAGREDIVKAAKASCRRLGTYIDLYLLHWPTPDIPLSEIMEGMEKILEIGLIRHIGVSNFEVNQIEEAKYCLSKFDLVAVQNKCSLIHRRYEQDVIPYTEKEDMMFMAHTPLGKGTLAKNVHLARIGLKYRKTAAQVALNWLMYMKPVIPIPKAVQIKHIEEDSGAICWSLDRRDWESISKIFPLNIG from the coding sequence ATGGATTCAAAATATTTCAAAAAACTTGGTCGACGAGTACCTATTCTTGGCATGGGGACATGGGGGATTGGCGGCGGCATGAATACAGACAAGAGTTATGATAAAATATGGGTTTCCGCTTTAAAAAAAGGATTGGAGCTTGGATTAACTTTACTAGATACCGCTGAGATTTATGGAGCCGGTCATAGTGAGGAACTTATAGGAGAGGCGATTAGTGGCTTTCCAAGAGAGGAGATTTTTCTAGTCTCTAAGGTATGGCCGAGTCATGCTGGGAGGGAGGATATTGTAAAGGCTGCTAAAGCCAGTTGTAGACGTCTAGGCACGTATATCGACCTATATCTGCTCCACTGGCCGACGCCCGATATACCGCTAAGTGAAATAATGGAAGGCATGGAAAAAATTTTGGAGATAGGATTGATAAGACATATAGGGGTTAGTAATTTTGAAGTAAATCAAATAGAGGAAGCGAAATACTGTCTTAGTAAATTCGATCTAGTCGCTGTACAAAATAAGTGTAGCCTAATTCATAGAAGATATGAGCAGGACGTCATACCTTATACGGAAAAGGAAGACATGATGTTTATGGCCCATACTCCTCTTGGAAAGGGTACCCTAGCTAAAAATGTTCATCTGGCAAGAATAGGTTTAAAATATAGAAAAACAGCAGCTCAAGTTGCCTTAAACTGGCTCATGTATATGAAACCGGTTATCCCAATACCTAAAGCCGTCCAAATCAAACATATTGAAGAAGATTCCGGGGCAATATGTTGGAGTCTGGATAGAAGGGATTGGGAGTCTATCAGCAAAATATTTCCCCTTAATATTGGCTAG